The Glycine soja cultivar W05 chromosome 6, ASM419377v2, whole genome shotgun sequence genome has a window encoding:
- the LOC114417205 gene encoding callose synthase 12-like, which produces MSLRHRQSPAAAASAVPGRDEEPFNIVPVHNLLADHPSLRFPEVRAAAAALHSVGDLRRPPFGQWRPNMDLLDWLALFFGFQRDNVRNQREHLVLHLANAQMRLTPPPDNIDTLDAGVLRRFRKKLLKNYTSWCSYLGKKSNIWISDHRRGEDLRRELLYVSLYLLIWGEAANLRFMPECICYIFHNMANELNRILEDFIDENTGQPVMPSVSGENAFLNLVVKPIYDTIKREVDSSRNGTAPHSAWRNYDDINEYFWSRRCFEKLKWPLDIGSNFFVTAGGGGKHVGKTGFVEQRSFWNLFRSFDRLWVMLILFLQAAIIVAWEGKTYPWQALEDRTVQVRVLTVFFTWSGLRFVQSLLDVGMQYRLVSRETIGLGVRMVMKCVVAAGWIVVFGVFYARIWTQRNQDRRWSPAANNRVWNFLEVVFVFIIPELLAVALFVIPWIRNFIENSNWRIFYMLSWWFQSRSFVGRGLREGLVDNVLYSLFWVVVLATKFCFSYFLQVKPMIAPTKAVLGLKDVQYEWHEFFHNSNRFAVGLLWLPVVLIYLMDIQIWYSIYSSFAGAIVGLLEHLGEIRNMQQLKLRFQFFASAIQFNLMPEEQLLNTRRTLKSRFKDAIRRLKLRYGLGRPYRKLESNQIEANKFALIWNEIILSFREEDIISDKEFELLELPQNSWNVRVIRWPCFLLCNELLLALSQAKELVDDSDKRLYKKICKNEYRRCAVIEAYDSCKHLLLEIIKPNTEEHSIVTVLFQEIDHSLEIEKFTKMFKTTALPKLHNKLIKLVQLLNKPVKDPNQVVNTLQALYEIATRDLFKEQRTPEQLKEDGLAQQNPSAGLLFENAIQLPDANNENFYRQVRRLYTILTSNDSMLNIPVNLEARRRIAFFSNSLFMNMPHAPQVEKMMAFSVLTPYYSEDVLLSKEQLRNENEDGVSILYYLQTIYDDEWKNFIERMRREGLAKDSDIWTDKLRDLRLWASYRGQTLSRTVRGMMYYYRALKMLTFLDSASEMDIREGARELVSMRHDDLESSNSKSPSSKSLSRASSSVSLLFKGHEYGTALMKFTYVIACQIYGTQKEKKDPHADEILYLMQNNEALRVAYVDEKTTGRDEKEYYSVLVKYDQQLQMEVEIYRVKLPGPLKLGEGKPENQNHAIIFTRGDAVQTIDMNQDNYFEEALKMRNLLEEYRSYYGIRKPTILGVREHIFTGSVSSLAWFMSAQETSFVTLGQRVLANPLKVRMHYGHPDVFDRFWFLTRGGISKASRVINISEDIFAGFNCTLRGGNVTHHEYIQVGKGRDVGLNQVSMFEAKVASGNGEQVLSRDVYRLGHRLDFFRMLSFFYTTVGFFFNTMVVVLTVYAFLWGRLYLALSGVEESMESNSNDNKALGTILNQQFIIQLGLFTALPMIVENSLEHGFLQAIWDFLTMQLQLSSVFYTFSMGTRSHFFGRTVLHGGAKYRATGRGFVVEHKRFAEIYRLFARSHFVKAIELGLILVIYASHSPVATDTFVYIALTITSWFLVASWIMAPFVFNPSGFDWLKTVYDFDDFMNWIWYSGSVFAKAEQSWERWWYEEQDHLKVTGLWGKLLEIILDLRFFFFQYGIVYQLGISDHNTSIAVYLLSWIYVFVVSGIYAVVVYARNKYAAKEHIYYRLVQFLVIILAILVIVGLLEFTKFKFMDIFTSLLAFIPTGWGLISIAQVFRPFLQSTIIWDGVVSVARIYDIMFGVIIMSPVALLSWLPGFQNMQTRILFNEAFSRGLRIFQIVTGKKSQS; this is translated from the coding sequence ATGAGTCTCCGCCACCGTCAATCTCCGGCGGCGGCGGCCTCCGCCGTCCCCGGCCGCGACGAAGAGCCGTTCAACATCGTTCCCGTGCACAACCTCCTCGCCGACCACCCGTCGCTGCGCTTCCCCGAGGTGCGCGCGGCGGCGGCAGCGCTGCACTCCGTCGGCGACCTCCGGAGACCGCCGTTCGGGCAATGGCGGCCGAACATGGACCTCCTCGACTGGCTCGCGCTCTTCTTCGGCTTCCAGCGCGACAACGTTCGGAACCAGCGCGAGCATTTGGTTCTCCACCTCGCCAACGCTCAGATGCGCCTCACGCCGCCGCCGGACAACATAGACACGCTCGACGCCGGCGTGCTCCGCCGCTTCCGCAAGAAGCTCCTGAAAAATTACACCTCGTGGTGCTCCTACTTAGGAAAAAAATCCAACATCTGGATCTCCGACCACCGCCGCGGCGAAGACCTCCGCCGCGAACTCCTCTACGTCTCGCTCTACCTCCTGATCTGGGGAGAGGCCGCAAATCTCCGATTCATGCCGGAGTGCATCTGCTACATCTTCCACAACATGGCGAACGAGTTGAATAGAATCTTGGAAGATTTCATCGACGAGAACACCGGGCAACCGGTCATGCCCTCGGTTTCCGGTGAGAACGCGTTTTTGAACTTGGTAGTGAAGCCTATTTATGATACTATTAAGCGCGAGGTTGATAGTAGTAGGAATGGAACTGCTCCTCATAGTGCTTGGAGGAACTATGACGATATAAATGAGTATTTTTGGAGTAGGAGGTGTTTTGAGAAGCTGAAGTGGCCACTTGATATTGGGAGTAACTTTTTTGTTACTGCTGGTGGTGGAGGGAAGCATGTGGGGAAGACTGGGTTTGTGGAGCAGAGGTCGTTTTGGAATTTGTTTAGGAGTTTTGATAGGCTTTGGGTGATGCTGATACTGTTTCTTCAGGCGGCGATTATTGTGGCTTGGGAGGGGAAGACTTACCCTTGGCAGGCTTTGGAGGATAGGACCGTGCAGGTTAGGGTGTTGACCGTTTTTTTCACTTGGAGTGGCTTGAGGTTTGTGCAGAGCTTGCTTGATGTGGGTATGCAGTATAGGTTGGTGTCGAGGGAGACGATCGGGCTTGGCGTGAGGATGGTGATGAAGTGTGTTGTGGCTGCTGGATGGATTGTTGTGTTTGGGGTGTTCTATGCCAGGATTTGGACGCAGAGGAACCAGGATAGGAGGTGGTCGCCGGCTGCAAATAATCGGGTGTGGAACTTTCTGgaggttgtgtttgttttcatcaTTCCTGAGCTTCTGGCCGTGGCTCTTTTTGTGATTCCTTGGATTAGGAATTTCATTGAGAACTCAAATTGGAGGATTTTCTACATGTTGTCGTGGTGGTTTCAGAGCAGGAGTTTTGTGGGGCGTGGTTTGAGGGAAGGGCTTGTGGACAATGTGCTTTATTCATTGTTTTGGGTTGTGGTGCTGGCCACGAAATTTTGTTTCAGTTACTTTTTGCAGGTGAAACCGATGATTGCTCCAACAAAGGCTGTGTTGGGCCTGAAAGATGTTCAGTATGAATGGCATGAGTTTTTTCATAACAGTAACCGGTTTGCCGTTGGGTTGTTGTGGCTTCCGGTTGTTTTGATATATCTGATGGATATTCAGATTTGGTATTCAATATACTCGTCTTTTGCTGGGGCAATTGTGGGGTTGCTTGAACACTTGGGTGAGATTAGAAATATGCAACAACTGAAATTGAGGTTCCAGTTTTTTGCCAGTGCGATTCAGTTTAATCTCATGCCAGAGGAGCAGTTGTTGAATACAAGGCGAACATTGAAGAGCAGGTTTAAGGATGCCATCCGCAGGTTGAAGCTCAGGTATGGGCTTGGTCGGCCCTATAGGAAGCTTGAGTCTAACCAGATTGAGGCCAACAAGTTTGCTTTGATATGGAATGAGATAATTCTGTCTTTTAGGGAGGAGGATATTATATCTGACAAAGAGTTTGAGTTGCTGGAGCTGCCACAGAATTCTTGGAATGTCAGGGTTATCCGCTGGCCATGTTTTCTTCTCTGCAATGAGCTACTGTTGGCACTCAGTCAGGCCAAAGAACTAGTTGATGATAGTGATAAGAGGCTTTATAAGAAGATATGCAAGAATGAGTACAGGCGCTGTGCTGTCATTGAAGCTTATGATAGTTGCAAGCACTTGCTTCTTGAGATTATCAAACCCAACACGGAAGAGCATTCTATTGTGACTGTTCTGTTTCAGGAAATTGATCACTCTCTTGAGATTGAGAAATTCACTAAAATGTTCAAAACAACTGCACTGCCTAAGCTCCACAACAAGTTGATAAAACTTGTTCAATTATTAAACAAGCCTGTTAAAGATCCTAACCAAGTGGTGAATACCCTTCAAGCTCTTTATGAGATTGCTACCAGAGACTTATTCAAGGAGCAAAGAACTCCTGAACAGCTAAAGGAGGATGGTTTGGCTCAACAGAATCCTTCTGCAGGTCTACTTTTTGAGAATGCCATTCAGTTGCCTGACGCCAACAATGAGAACTTCTATCGCCAGGTTCGGCGCTTGTACACAATTCTTACATCCAACGATTCAATGCTAAACATCCCAGTAAATTTGGAAGCTAGACGGAGAATTGCTTTCTTCAGTAACTCACTTTTTATGAACATGCCCCATGCTCCCCAAGTTGAGAAAATGATGGCTTTTAGCGTTCTGACGCCTTACTATAGTGAAGACGTATTACTCAGCAAAGAACAGCTCAGAAATGAGAATGAAGATGGTGTTTCAATCCTGTACTACTTGCAGACTATATATGATGATGAGTGGAAAAATTTTATCGAGAGGATGCGTCGGGAGGGATTGGCAAAAGACAGTGATATTTGGACCGACAAACTTAGAGATTTGAGGCTCTGGGCTTCCTACAGAGGTCAGACGTTATCACGGACAGTTAGAGGAATGATGTACTACTATCGTGCCCTCAAGATGTTGACTTTTCTGGATTCTGCATCAGAAATGGATATTCGGGAAGGTGCCCGCGAACTTGTTTCAATGAGGCATGATGATTTAGAGAGTTCCAACTCAAAGTCGCCTTCCTCCAAGAGTTTAAGTAGAGCAAGCAGTTCTGTTAGTTTGTTATTCAAGGGTCATGAATATGGGACTGCTTTAATGAAATTCACATATGTGATTGCTTGCCAGATATATGGAACtcagaaggaaaaaaaggatcctcatgctgatgaaattttgtATCTAATGCAAAATAATGAGGCCCTTCGAGTTGCTTATGTTGATGAGAAAACCACTGGAAGGGATGAGAAGGAGTATTACTCTGTTCTTGTTAAGTATGACCAACAGTTGCAGATGGAGGTGGAAATTTACCGCGTAAAGTTGCCTGGACCCTTGAAGCTTGGGGAAGGAAAGCCGGAAAATCAAAATCATGCCATCATCTTCACTCGCGGTGATGCAGTTCAGACTATTGATATGAATCAGGACAACTACTTTGAGGAGGCACTTAAAATGCGAAATCTCTTGGAAGAATACAGGAGTTACTATGGTATCCGGAAACCCACTATTTTGGGAGTTAGGGAACACATTTTTACTGGTTCTGTTTCCTCTCTTGCTTGGTTCATGTCAGCTCAGGAAACAAGTTTTGTCACCTTAGGACAGAGGGTTTTGGCAAATCCTTTGAAGGTTAGAATGCATTACGGTCACCCAGATGTGTTTGACAGGTTTTGGTTCTTGACTCGAGGTGGTATCAGTAAAGCTTCCAGAGTGATCAACATAAGTGAGGACATCTTTGCTGGATTTAATTGTACTCTTCGTGGAGGTAATGTCACTCACCATGAGTACATTCAGGTTGGAAAGGGAAGGGATGTTGGGTTGAATCAAGTATCAATGTTTGAAGCAAAGGTTGCCAGTGGAAATGGGGAGCAAGTCCTAAGTAGAGATGTGTACAGATTGGGTCATAGGCTGGATTTTTTCCGGATGCTCTCATTCTTCTACACTACTGTGGGGTTCTTCTTCAACACTATGGTGGTGGTTCTGACTGTATATGCATTTTTATGGGGTCGGCTATATCTTGCTCTTAgtggtgttgaggagtcaatgGAAAGCAACAGCAATGACAATAAAGCACTTGGTACCATCTTGAATCAACAGTTCATCATCCAACTTGGACTTTTCACTGCCCTTCCAATGATTGTAGAGAATTCCCTTGAGCATGGGTTCCTTCAAGCTATCTGGGATTTCTTGACCATGCAGCTCCAGCTTTCATCAGTTTTTTACACATTCTCAATGGGAACTCGAAGTCATTTCTTTGGACGGACTGTTCTGCATGGTGGGGCAAAATATCGAGCTACTGGTCGTGGTTTTGTTGTAGAGCACAAGAGATTTGCTGAAATCTATAGACTCTTTGCCCGTAGCCATTTTGTGAAAGCAATTGAATTGGGGCTGATACTTGTAATTTATGCATCACATAGTCCTGTAGCTACTGACACATTTGTTTATATAGCCTTGACCATCACTAGTTGGTTCTTAGTTGCATCATGGATTATGGCACCATTTGTGTTCAATCCTTCTGGCTTTGATTGGTTAAAAACTGTTTACGATTTTGATGACTTTATGAACTGGATTTGGTACAGTGGAAGTGTATTTGCTAAAGCTGAACAGAGCTGGGAAAGGTGGTGGTATGAAGAGCAGGATCATCTAAAGGTAACTGGCCTTTGGGGAAAGCTTTTGGAGATAATCTTAGACCTTCGATTCTTCTTTTTCCAGTATGGAATTGTCTATCAGTTAGGCATTTCTGATCATAATACCAGTATTGCTGTTTACTTGTTATCCTGGATTTATGTGTTTGTTGTATCTGGGATTTATGCTGTGGTAGTCTATGCCCGGAACAAATATGCAGCCAAAGAGCATATCTATTATCGGCTGGTCCAGTTCCTTGTCATAATTCTTGCAATACTTGTGATAGTTGGTTTACTGGAATTcactaaattcaaattcatgGATATTTTTACTAGCCTGTTGGCGTTCATACCCACAGGCTGGGGTCTGATATCGATTGCCCAAGTATTCCGGCCATTTTTGCAGTCCACTATCATTTGGGATGGTGTTGTTTCAGTGGCCCGTATATATGATATAATGTTTGGAGTCATTATCATGTCCCCTGTGGCACTACTATCATGGTTGCCTGGATTTCAGAATATGCAAACCAGAATTCTTTTCAATGAAGCATTCAGCAGGGGCCTCCGGATATTCCAGATTGTTACAGGGAAAAAATCACAGAGTTGA
- the LOC114417204 gene encoding mannan endo-1,4-beta-mannosidase 2-like: MLYKVCKRYRIMVSGNGLFYPVVGFASIVLFIYMSFGDVRFGFEEEAELAFVERNGTQFMVDGKAFYINGWNSYWLMVQSVDEYSRPKVREMLRSGAKMGLTVCRTWAFNDGDYNALQSSPGVFNEQAFKALDYVIAEARQHGIRLLLSLVNNLHAYGGKTQYVKWAWQEGVGLSSSNDSFFFDPSIRSYFKNYVKTILTRKNTITGIEYRNDPTIFGWELINEPRCLTDPSGDTLQDWIEEMSAFVKLIDKRHLVTVGLEGFYGPNDPKRLTVNPEDWASRLGSDFIRNSKISNIDFTSVHIYPDHWFHHQVFEDYMKFVSKWMLSHIEDGDKILNKPVLFSEYGLSDINFTMPERKTMYKTILDISYKSAKRNRSGAGALVWQFLVGGMQEFTDDFGIIPWEKTPIPSLFVEQSCRLTKVKEWPHKDTSFKQFC; encoded by the exons ATGTTGTATAAGGTGTGCAAGAGGTACAGAATCATGGTGAGTGGAAATGGCTTGTTTTACCCCGTTGTGGGGTTTGCATCGATCGTGCTGTTCATTTACATGTCTTTTGGGGACGTGAGGTTTGGTTTTGAGGAAGAAGCTGAATTGGCTTTTGTGGAGAGAAATGGGACTCAGTTTATGGTGGATGGAAAGGCTTTCTACATTAATGGATGGAACTCTTATTGGTTAATGGTTCAATCTGTGGATGAGTATTCCAGGCCAAAGGTACGTGAAATGCTTAGGTCTGGGGCTAAGATGGGGCTCACTGTGTGTagaacttgggccttcaatgaTGGTGACTACAATGCCCTTCAGAGTTCCCCTGGTGTGTTCAATGAACAAGCTTTCAAG GCCTTGGACTATGTTATAGCAGAAGCAAGGCAACATGGAATTAGGCTGCTCCTTAGCTTAGTCAATAACTTGCATGCATATGGTGGGAAGACTCAATATGTCAAATGGGCATGGCAAGAAGGGGTTGGCTTAAGCTCATCTAACGATTCTTTCTTCTTTGATCCATCAATCCGTAGTTATTTCAAGAATTATGTCAAG ACAATTTTGACAAGGAAGAATACTATAACTGGAATTGAATATAGAAATGACCCCACCATTTTTGGTTGGGAATTGATTAACGAACCTCGGTGCCTAACTGATCCTTCTGGCGATACTCTCCAA GATTGGATAGAGGAAATGTCAGCTTTTGTCAAATTGATTGACAAGCGCCATCTTGTGACTGTTGGACTTGAAGGTTTCTATGGTCCTAATGATCCGAAAAGATTGACTGTGAACCCTGAGGATTGGGCATCTAGACTTGGATCTGACTTTATAAGGAACTCCAAAATCTCAAATATTGACTTCACCTCTGTCCATATCTATCCTGATCACTG GTTTCATCATCAGGTATTTGAAGACTACATGAAGTTTGTCTCCAAGTGGATGCTTTCCCACATCGAAGATGGTGATAAGATATTGAACAAGCCAGTCTTGTTCTCGGAGTATGGATTGTCAGACATAAATTTTACGATGCCTGAACGAAAAACAATGTACAAAACAATTTTAGACATAAGCTACAAATCTGCAAAGAGAAACAGGTCTGGAGCAGGTGCTCTAGTATGGCAATTCTTAGTTGGAGGAATGCAGGAGTTTACTGATGATTTTGGGATCATCCCATGGGAAAAGACACCTATCCCTTCACTATTTGTTGAACAATCATGCAGAttgaccaaggtcaaggaatggCCTCACAAGGACACAAGTTTTAAACAATTTTGTTAG